From the Streptomyces nodosus genome, the window GGCGGCCCGGCCGAGGTGATAGAGGGTGCCGATCAGCCGGAGGTTCTCCCGGCCGGTCAGGCGTTCGTCCACCGCCGCGTACTGTCCGGTCAGCCCGATGTGCCGGCGTACCTCTTTCGCCTGGCGGCGCACGTCGAATCCGGCCACACTCGCCTCGCCGCCGTCCGCGGAGAGCAGGGTGGCCAGGATGCGCACGGTCGTGGTCTTCCCGGCGCCGTTGGGGCCGAGCAGCCCGAACACCGTGCCGGCGGGGACCGACAGGTCGACACCGTTCAGCGCGTCTTTGACCTGCTTTCCACCATAACGTTTGCTCAGCCCCTCGGCCCGAATTGCAATGTCCACGCATTCACCCCCATACGCTAAAGTCCGCTGATCGCGGATCAACGGTTCAGATCGGACAACGCCGGGTTTCCTGCGAGGACAGAGAACTCCAACGGTTCACCGGCTGCGTCGGTTGTCGCATCGGCGCCGCCGACGCTAGCAGCGACATGTCCGGAACCGGATCTCTCATCGAAAACTCCGATACGCACCAGGTTCGTGCCTTCGTACCCGGTGATACCGTTCCCGCGGTGTGCCCGGGCCTCGAGACAAGGATTTGAATGGTGCATGAAACCTTAATTCCAGGCGGACATGGCGAGAATTCGCGTGGTCTGGATCAGCGAGCCGAACTGCCGCCTCGGCCGGTCTGGGTTCACCTGGCTTTCGCTTTCACGATTCTCTTCATGCTGCTGCATGTGTACTGGGCGGTGGGCGGCACCTGGGGGCTGCCGCTGCTTGCGAAGCACGACAAGTCAGCGGTGCAGGCGGTCAACTGGGTGGTCAGCGCCATCATGGTGTTCGGCGCGCTCTTCGTCCTCGCGCTGAAACGCCGGACGGGCGGGCGGATGCGCGCCTGGGTGCTGCTGGTGCCGATCTGGACCGCGGCGGTGGTGTGCATCTCCCACGCCCTCTACGGCTTCTTCACCAAGGCCCTCTATCTGAGCGGACGGCACGGCGCGGTCGACTTCCCGGTCGTGCCCGGTGTCGGCGCGGCGGAGGCGGCCGAGGCCAACCATCTCTCGGCCGTGCAGGACCTCCTGGTGTTCGAGCCGTGCTTCCTGGTCCAGGGCGTGGTGCTGGCCCTGGCCGCCTGGCAGTTCATCCGCACCGGGGACGGCCGCCGCAGGTGGTGGACGTCGCTGGTGGTGGGCGTCCTGGTGATCGATGTGTTCGGCGCGCTGCTCTCGCTCGCCGGTATGCGCTTCGCGGTGTCCTGACCACCCCCGCGTCGCCGGTTCAGTCGGCGACGCGGGCGGCGGTGAGGTGGTCGGCCAGCCGGCCGGCCAGGTCGCGGACGAGGGCTTCGGGGTCGTCCATCAGATAGAAGTGGCCCCCGGGGTAGACCCGATGGTCGAAGCGGCCGGTGGCGCTCACCGCCGCCCACTCCCGCAGACCCTCGACCGGCACCTGCGCGTCCTCGTCCCCCACATACGCGGTCACCGCGGTGTCCAGCGGGGTGACCGGGCGCGGCAGGTAGGTGCCGATCAGCCGGAAGTCCGCCCGGATCGCGGGCAGTACCAGCTCCCGCAGGTCCGGGTCGTCCAGCACCGTGCCGGCGTCGGGGTCGCCGAGCCGGCGCACCTCCTCCAGGATCGCGTCGTCGCCGCGCAGATGCACGCTCTTGGGCACCACCCGGTGCGGCGGCAACTGGCCGGAGACGAACATCCGCCCCGGGGCCGAACCGGTGCGCTGCTTCAGGCGCAGGGCCACCTCGTAGGCGACGGAGGCACCCATGCTGTGCCCGAACAGCACCAGCCGGTCTCCCGCCCAGCGCTGCAGCACATCGGCGATCGGCGTGGTCAGCGCGCCCATCTCGTCGATGCAGGGCTCCAGGAGCCGGTCCTGGCGGCCCGGGTAGCACACCCCGGTCACCTCGATGTCGTCGGGCAGCCACCGCGGCCAGTCACGGAACATGCTGGCCGCGCCGCCCGCATGAGGGAAGCACACCAACCGCAGACGGGGTGTGGCCACCTTGCGGTAACACCGCAGCCACTTCGACGGGTTCACCCCGGCGGACGGGCTCATGCGCGTGCTCCGTCCCCGCCGTCGTGAGCGGCCAGCGCCGCCTCGTCCGGCTGGAAACGCACCGGCAGGCCGCACAGCCCGGTCAGGAAGTTGGAGTGGATCCGCTGCGGCTCGCCGGTGATCTCGAACCCGGTGCTGTAGGTGCGCAGGGCGTCCAGCATCGCGTTCACCTCGACCCGGCCCAGATACGCGCCGAGGCAGAAGTGCGGGCCGTAGCCGAAGGTGATGTGCTTGTTGGGCGACCGGTTCAGATCGAAGACATACGGGTCGGCGAAGACCTCCTCGTCCCGGTTGGCCGAGCTGTTCCACAGCGTGACGATGTCACCGGCGGCGATGACCTGGTCGTGCAGCTCCAGGTCGGTGACCGCGCGCCGGCCGAAGTGCATCGCCGGGGTCGCCCAGCGCAGCACCTCCTCGGTGGCCGACTCCAGTGTCACCTCGCGGTCGCGGAGCAACTGCCACTGGTCCGGGTGCTCGGAGAAGGTCCGCACCGCGTCGATCATCGACAGTCGGCTGGTCTCGTCACCGCCGAGGATCAGGCTGTAGCAGTTGAGGACGATGACCTCCTCGCTCAGCGGCTCACCGTTCACGGTGCTGTTGGCGAGAAGGCTGATCACGTCCTCGGTCGGCTTCGCCCGGCGCTCGGCGACCAACTCGTTGAAGTACAGCAGGATCTCGTTGCGGGCGAGCCAGGCATCGGTCGCCGACTGACCCTCCTCGTTGGAGCTGAGCGCCGACTTGTTGAGGTTCAGCAGGAACTCACGGTCCGCGGTGGGCACTCCGAGCAGGTCCGAGATGGTGTTCATCGGGATGTGCTCGGCGACATCGGTGGCGAAGTCGCACTCGCCGCGCCGGACGGCCTCCACCACCAGCCGTGTGGTGTTCTCGCGGACCCGGTCGGTGATGGGCTTGAGGGCCTGCGGGGAGAAGGCCTTGAGCAGCACATTGCGCAGGTTCCGGTGCGGCGCGCCGTCGGTGACGGCGAGCATCCTGCCCGCCGCGGAGTCGCCCCCGGCGAGCAGCGTGACCAGTACGTTGCCCTTCTCCGAGGTGAGCCGCTTGTTGTCCTTGTACAGGGCCATGACGTCCGCGTACCGGCTGATCACCCAGAAGCCCGGTGCGTCGCCGGTGGGCGGGTGCCAGTGGAGCGGCCGTGTGGTGCGCAACTGGCGCCAGTATGCGCGGAGGTCGTTCTCCTCGAACGTTCTGGGATCGGTCAGATCGACTGTGGAGACATCGTCCGGTATCGACATCGTTTGCGCAGTCATTTTTTCGCCATTCGTCGTGGGCTGCGAAAGGGGAATGCGGCGGTATTGCTCGGCCGATGGGCAGCCGGTTCAGGCCCGTGGAAAAAGGACACCCTTTTTCCACGGGCCTGA encodes:
- a CDS encoding DUF3995 domain-containing protein, with amino-acid sequence MLLHVYWAVGGTWGLPLLAKHDKSAVQAVNWVVSAIMVFGALFVLALKRRTGGRMRAWVLLVPIWTAAVVCISHALYGFFTKALYLSGRHGAVDFPVVPGVGAAEAAEANHLSAVQDLLVFEPCFLVQGVVLALAAWQFIRTGDGRRRWWTSLVVGVLVIDVFGALLSLAGMRFAVS
- a CDS encoding thioesterase II family protein, with translation MSPSAGVNPSKWLRCYRKVATPRLRLVCFPHAGGAASMFRDWPRWLPDDIEVTGVCYPGRQDRLLEPCIDEMGALTTPIADVLQRWAGDRLVLFGHSMGASVAYEVALRLKQRTGSAPGRMFVSGQLPPHRVVPKSVHLRGDDAILEEVRRLGDPDAGTVLDDPDLRELVLPAIRADFRLIGTYLPRPVTPLDTAVTAYVGDEDAQVPVEGLREWAAVSATGRFDHRVYPGGHFYLMDDPEALVRDLAGRLADHLTAARVAD
- a CDS encoding cytochrome P450, which translates into the protein MTAQTMSIPDDVSTVDLTDPRTFEENDLRAYWRQLRTTRPLHWHPPTGDAPGFWVISRYADVMALYKDNKRLTSEKGNVLVTLLAGGDSAAGRMLAVTDGAPHRNLRNVLLKAFSPQALKPITDRVRENTTRLVVEAVRRGECDFATDVAEHIPMNTISDLLGVPTADREFLLNLNKSALSSNEEGQSATDAWLARNEILLYFNELVAERRAKPTEDVISLLANSTVNGEPLSEEVIVLNCYSLILGGDETSRLSMIDAVRTFSEHPDQWQLLRDREVTLESATEEVLRWATPAMHFGRRAVTDLELHDQVIAAGDIVTLWNSSANRDEEVFADPYVFDLNRSPNKHITFGYGPHFCLGAYLGRVEVNAMLDALRTYSTGFEITGEPQRIHSNFLTGLCGLPVRFQPDEAALAAHDGGDGARA